The DNA window GCTTTAACCTGATCGCTGGTTCTGGCCGAATTAATTAGCAGATTGCGACTGGGACTGACTGGGACTGGGGAGAGACCCGACCTGACTTGCTGGTGTTGGTCCTTTATTGATCGcagctttttccttttctcctTCCCAATCTCTCACGCACCCCCTCCCCCATCAACTTTAGTACTTACACCCCCCTCCCCATGTCAAGCCCGATCCAAAGCCAATCCACCTGAACATTCACCGGCCGTCCCTATTCATCTCGACGTCGTCTTCTTATTCCTCTAATCCCCCTCCAATTCTTAGTTTCTCTGTTACCGTAGTATTTTGCTCGCCGACTGTCGCTTCGTTCAGCTGATTTCTTGCGAGGGGTGAGGCAAAGCGAGATTTCAAAGCCACGGCATATCCAGCAGAACGACACTTAATATTCACAGTTGCACTGCGGGATGATACACCAATAAGACACCATTTGGGCGAGACACCAGAACAGACGAAGCAACCTCTGATATCACTCAGCGTTTCATCGACGAATCAACTGTGATAGACGACCAAGACATCCTTTTACGAAATCCATTCGCTGCAACAATTGAAAGCATTAACTTGCTTATTTTTATCATTAAAAGTATTGGATACCCGTTTGAATACCATACCAGCGACGCCACCTTTCTCGCACATGTTGGCTCAAGAGCAGTCGATATCGTGCTGACCAAATAAACCCCAAAGGGGGGAAACGATCAACTGGGCGACGAAACACCCAAGATAATTAAGACGTCGCCGGCATCATGCGCAAGTTCGGCTTTTCCGGCCGCAAAAAGCAGGCTCCTACGGTCACAGTCACCGCCCCGCCCATGAGCAAGGCCCAAAAGATTTTGGGTGCTTCAGCCATCAATATCGACAACAACTTCTCCAGTTCAACTCTCGACCTTGCTGTACCCGCCCCCGATGCATCCCAGACCCTGAACCATGGCCGTGTATCTCCGGCAAAACACGAGCGCGGGACACGGGAGTGGGGAGATGAGTCCGAGATCATACCGAGGCACTTCAAAACCAGCGGTGCGCCCACCGATgcacatgatgatgatgcttttGATATGGCGAGCATTCTTCGAAAGCGGCAGTCTTCATCGACACTAAGCTCGTGGTACGACAAGACCAAGCAGCCTCTTTCCGTGACCCAGCAAACGTCGGCTTCAGCCATGGCCAAGGGCATGCCTTCAAAAGCAGAGAGGATGTTGGATATGGAGAACTCAATTGCCGAGGCCAaattaaagaagaagaagcctaCAAAACTCGACTTGTCTCATCTCATGGGACGGCGGTCCAAGAAGAACGAACCACAATGGGAGGGTCCTATGCTAGACCAGATTACTCGATCTCCATCTATTCTATCACCAACCAGCACACCATCTTTACGGGGCAAACTTTCAAGACGACCTACAAAAGAGAGTCTAAACTCAGCACACTCAGACACAACCCGACCAAAAACGGACGAGGGCAGTCGCCGACCACAAAATCACCTAAACGGTTTACCTAATCTCTACGAACACTACGAGCAAATGTCATTCCGCTCAATCATTGATGATGAGTTGGACGAGGCTGATGAGGAGGAGCGGGTTCTGGAGAAGTCCAGAGATTCACACCAACCAAAGCCCAGTAGAATACTTCGACATAGCAAGTCTGAACAGCGCATACCACCGGGCCACCACGCCGAGCATATTGTTTCACAATACGCAAAACGCAACCtgcctccaccaccacctcaaTCTAACATGGCCAAGAAGTCTGACCAATCCTCACTTACTGACTGCGCTGCGAGTGTTTCTAGCAGACATACCCGCACGTCCAAGGCCTCGAAACGTACGAGTAGGAGTTTCCAGGATGCGGATCTGCAGGGCAAGAGCGTGCTTTCACTATCCTCGGACTCCGAAGACGACGAATACACCGAAACCTCTTCCAAGAGTCAGCCTTCGATACCCGAGTACGCCACATCGGATACTAGCTCGTCTATCGACTTCCGTCCAGGCACGGCTCGAACTTCCGAGAGCGCTGATAACAGCTCGAAGCGGTTGAGCAGATCGAGCAGACAGACAACAGGATCCAGCAACTACCTGACCATCCCCAACGGGCATTACCGAGCCCCCGTTGTGGCCCCAAGGTCAAGTTCCCTATCTGGAAGCTCCACCAACACAATCCAAGAAGGAACTGCTGGACCAACACCGTCGCGCACGTCAAGTCTTTCCAACTCATCAGTAAACACTTCCAACACCGGCCACAGCAAGTCAAATCTCAACAAGGTTGTTGCTCTGTACCCCGAGCCGGACACTCCGGATTATCCTGATTACGAGGAAGACAAGGAGGGCGAGGACTCTGAAAATGAGCCCGAACCTGGGCTTGACTTCCTGCCTGCTATGACTTACATTCCTCATGGCTCCATCTCTACCACTGCCGATGCGCCAACACCTCCATTGAGCCCAAGCTCCGTCGACTTTTACATTCGCTCCGCTCACTCATCGGTTGATGGAAAGGATAGCCACAACCGCTTCATGGCGGTCACCCGCCAGGAAGAAATGCTTCTGTCTGCCCTTCGCCACAAGCGACAGACAATGCGCAGCTCTGTTGCCTCCGAGATGGACGAGAAGATTTCTCAAAAGGGTCACCGATCCAAACCATCCGAAGCTACTATTACCGAGGAGACAATGGACTTTGACTTCCCAGCACCCCCCAccttcaagaacaagaccACGGTTAACGCAGAGGGAACAACCGTCATCGATCTGAGCCACGAAACGCTCAAGGGCCGCGCAGATGAACCCGCTGCATCCACCAAGCAAGTTCATCACAGACAACGATCCCGCAGTCAAGACCATCAGCAACGGGAGCGCATCCTTCTTTACATCGACAAGGGTCTCGCTGCTGAGCACTCCTTTGATGATTCCGAGCCTAGCCCTGATCTGGATGATTTCTACGATTACAACTACGACGACGAGTCCGCAAGTGATAGAGATGTCATTTCCGAGGAGATGTATGTCCAGCAGCGTCGCCTTAGCGACCGAAAGGGCCGTCACTCAGCCCTCAAGCGCTCATCGAGCCGAAACCATCAACAGAGCCCTCCCGCTCCTGCCCAACGCGATACTCTTGAGGTTGGCGTGCCTCGACCCGACAGTCCCATCTCTCCTGATGCTATGTCGGCATCTGCTCCTCGAGTCAACAAGACGATGGCTCGTTTGAGTGCTGTTGGCCCTCCTGCTAAATGGGGATTTGAGGACTGAACAACGCATTCTAATTAACATCCCTGGGGATTTACGATACACTTTACCGacgctttattttttattatctacACGCATTTGAAAACAGCATTCTGGGGATTTggagtatttatttattggATACCTAGATCACGAAGATGATCGCACGCGCATTCAACATTTTCTTTTGTCAGCGATGATTATCTACAACTTGTTTCATTTCCTGATACTTTTTTGAGGGAGATAAAAGCGGCGTATGGGGAATACTTGGCCTTTTTTGTCATGAAGGCGGAACGGAGGATGATTATGCGCACATATCTTTTTTCGGGTATCTTGGACTGTTTATTCTTGCATCATCTCTACGAATCGGCTATGTCTCGAACTATTGGGATTGGGGTTTGAAATAAGGACAAGGCGCAAGAGGGGCAGCAAGTTTGTTCTCTTTGATGAGCGTGATGAAAAGCAAACAACAGAAATGTATGGGACTAATACGATGAAGACGGATAGGAGGCGAAGCATGATTTGGGACGCGGGCAGGCTTTGTGTATCATATTGTACCTAGTTCGCGATAGTCGCGATGTCTTGAACAACAGCGGAATAAGGCCATGTGGCTAATTCAACACATTTAAAAATGTTTTGTTGATCTTGAAGTTCTGTTTCTTTTATCTTGACATAAAGACGTGATGTGCAGTTTGTGGTTGGGGTTTAAGCGTAGGTAGAGCCCTCGGGAGGCTGGGGGATCTTCTTATTCTGGGACGAAGCCATGTATCTGAGGATGGTTAGTATAGCTTCCTCTCTCATGGCGAAAGCTTGACGTACCTTCGCAGCTCGATGAGGACAGTTTCCATAGTGTTCTCGCGCTTCCACTGGGCGAGGCAGGGGAGTTGGTTAGGGTCCACCACGCCATTGTTGGGGTTAACACAGGGCAGGTTGACCTGGCTGATGAACTGAATTGTGGGAGGCTTGTCGGGGTAGTCGAGACCGCAGTGCATCTTGACGCTGTAGATGCGGTTCTCATGAACGGACTGAAGCGGGAGGTATTAGTTACTTGCGAGTATATAGATCTATCGCTTGGAGTGGGAAGGGCACGTGTGCGATCGTTTGTAAATCCACAAGAACTCACATGAGGAGGACCAAGGATTGTGCCGTTCCAACTGCTCATGAGAAGATCCTCAGGATCCTCAAGACCGTAACTGCATGCCTCAGCGCCGAGACCCTTCTCTCCCTTCTCAAGCTCCTCCAGTAGGCGAAAGTTGCGAGGAACCTTGGCAGCCATGGTGTCGGTTACTCGAAGAGACTCTGTCGCAGGAATGATTGTTTGATTCGGAGGTTCAAGATGTTTGTAATTTTGCGAACAAAAAAGTCGAACGATGTGTAAGACAAACAGAGAAAGTGTGTGGTTTCGCGATAGATGACGTTGGTGTAGTGGCGGTTAGGAATTGGGCGACTTTCGGATCCAGTCACTCACTCCTTACAGCGCGGGGCACAGACAAGCAGACAACAAAAGGGAAGGCGGTGGACTTTCGGTTTGTCTCAAAGTAAAGGAAAGAGTTCCCCGCCATCATATCGCACAGCCAAGCCACAGAGAGTTAAGGTGTTCACAAGCCACCCCGCGTCACATCGAGCTTGCCTGTTCTACCGGGGAATTATCGGAATATCGACAGCTCCCCAAGCTCATCCGATCAACAGACCACAGTGTTTTCACACGTCATTGTCGACTCTCCCATCAATCCCGCGATCGATTTAACAATGGCCATGTCCCTCGCGCGGGTCGCCCTCAGGGCACCGCATTCGCAATCGAGGCttgctgctgccgccgccaCTATCACGGCTCGAACCATTGCCGCCCATGGACGACCCTTCAGCACCACGAACCAAGCTCTTATCCCCTCCGGCTTCGGATCTCCGGTTGTTCCCTCTTACTTTTCCAAGCCCCGGCTCCCGGCCAATACAGTGATTCGATTCGTGCCTCAGCAGACGGCTTGGATTGTCGAGCGTATGGGAAAGTTTAACCGCATTCTCGAACCTGGTCTGGCTGTTCTCGTGCCCTTTATCGATCGAATCGCATACGTCAAGAGTCTCAAGGAAGTCGCCATTGAGATTCCTAGCCAGAGTGCCATTACTGCGGACAACGTTACTTTGGAACTTGACGGTGTTTTGTTCACGCGTGTCTTTGATGCGTATAAAGCAAGGTGAGTTGCTGCTACAAACATGAGGAGCCATTGAGGCACGATACAATCAGACAGCTGACGTGTATGCAACTATACAGCTATGGAGTCGAGGATGCCGAATATGCTATTTCTCAGCTCGCCCAGACGACTATGCGATCCGAGATCGGTCAACTGACCCTTGACCATGTTCTCAAGGAACGTGCTGCgctcaacaccaacattACTGCTGCCATCAACGATGCCGCGGAGGCCTGGGGTGTAACCTGTTTGCGTTACGAGATTCGAGATATTCACGCTCCTGGTGCC is part of the Fusarium poae strain DAOMC 252244 chromosome 4, whole genome shotgun sequence genome and encodes:
- a CDS encoding hypothetical protein (BUSCO:35445at5125), with the translated sequence MRKFGFSGRKKQAPTVTVTAPPMSKAQKILGASAINIDNNFSSSTLDLAVPAPDASQTLNHGRVSPAKHERGTREWGDESEIIPRHFKTSGAPTDAHDDDAFDMASILRKRQSSSTLSSWYDKTKQPLSVTQQTSASAMAKGMPSKAERMLDMENSIAEAKLKKKKPTKLDLSHLMGRRSKKNEPQWEGPMLDQITRSPSILSPTSTPSLRGKLSRRPTKESLNSAHSDTTRPKTDEGSRRPQNHLNGLPNLYEHYEQMSFRSIIDDELDEADEEERVLEKSRDSHQPKPSRILRHSKSEQRIPPGHHAEHIVSQYAKRNLPPPPPQSNMAKKSDQSSLTDCAASVSSRHTRTSKASKRTSRSFQDADLQGKSVLSLSSDSEDDEYTETSSKSQPSIPEYATSDTSSSIDFRPGTARTSESADNSSKRLSRSSRQTTGSSNYLTIPNGHYRAPVVAPRSSSLSGSSTNTIQEGTAGPTPSRTSSLSNSSVNTSNTGHSKSNLNKVVALYPEPDTPDYPDYEEDKEGEDSENEPEPGLDFLPAMTYIPHGSISTTADAPTPPLSPSSVDFYIRSAHSSVDGKDSHNRFMAVTRQEEMLLSALRHKRQTMRSSVASEMDEKISQKGHRSKPSEATITEETMDFDFPAPPTFKNKTTVNAEGTTVIDLSHETLKGRADEPAASTKQVHHRQRSRSQDHQQRERILLYIDKGLAAEHSFDDSEPSPDLDDFYDYNYDDESASDRDVISEEMYVQQRRLSDRKGRHSALKRSSSRNHQQSPPAPAQRDTLEVGVPRPDSPISPDAMSASAPRVNKTMARLSAVGPPAKWGFED
- the SPM2 gene encoding Ubiquitin-conjugating enzyme spm2 (BUSCO:54695at5125), which gives rise to MAAKVPRNFRLLEELEKGEKGLGAEACSYGLEDPEDLLMSSWNGTILGPPHSVHENRIYSVKMHCGLDYPDKPPTIQFISQVNLPCVNPNNGVVDPNQLPCLAQWKRENTMETVLIELRRYMASSQNKKIPQPPEGSTYA
- a CDS encoding hypothetical protein (MEROPS:MER0192051~BUSCO:32133at5125): MAMSLARVALRAPHSQSRLAAAAATITARTIAAHGRPFSTTNQALIPSGFGSPVVPSYFSKPRLPANTVIRFVPQQTAWIVERMGKFNRILEPGLAVLVPFIDRIAYVKSLKEVAIEIPSQSAITADNVTLELDGVLFTRVFDAYKASYGVEDAEYAISQLAQTTMRSEIGQLTLDHVLKERAALNTNITAAINDAAEAWGVTCLRYEIRDIHAPGAVVEAMHRQVTAERSKRAEILESEGQRQSAINIAEGKKQSVILASEALRAERINEADGEAEAIRLKATATAQGIDAVSESILRGDTGAQAAVSLRVAEKYVDAFGKLARESTAVVVPGNVGDISGMIATGLSVFGKVGQAQAQTMAKAIVEPKKETQTETAELDGQAKPDVKETVLESFNQATAKR